The DNA window CCAGGCACGATCAGGGTGTTGTCGTTGGCGGTGGCCACCAGCAGCCCCGAGAGGACGGCGAGGCCCAGCGGATCGCGCTGCCGCCACGCCGCCGCGGCCGCCACCCCCAGCAGCACGAACAGCCCCAGCAGGCCCAGCGGCCCGGCCTCGGCCAGTTCCTGCAGCGTGACGTTGTGGGCGATCAGCCACGGCTGTCCCAGGCGGTCGATCCAGGTGGGACATGGCGTGACGCTGCCGTCGGGGGCCGGCCACAGCGTGCAGCCCTCGCCGGGCGGGGACAGCCGGACCCCCAGACGGTAGCTGCCCACCCCACTGACCGGTTCGCTGCGGATCACCGACAGCACGTTGTTCCAGACCAGATCGCGCCCGGAGGTGTCGGCGTTGCTCAGGCGGCTGACGGCAGGCAGGTCCAGCCGCTGTCCCAGATAAAAGCCTCCGGCCAGCAGCGCCGCCCCGGCCAGGATGCCCAGCGCCATCCGGCGGCTCTGGCGCACCGCAAAACCCAGCGCCGTGCCGATCAAAGCGGCGGCCAGCGGCCCCCGGCTGCCCGACAGCAGCAGCATGCCCAGCGCCGCCGTGCCCAGCGGCACACGCCACCACAGGCGTCCTCCGGCGAACAGGCTTACCCAGATGCCCGCCGCACCGGCCAGCCCCAGCGTGATGGGCGTCATGTAGGGATGGCCCAGGCGCTGGCTCAGGGGGTTGAGGCCGTCAAGGCCCGTCAGGCCCAGCGCCGTGACGTACACCGCTGCCAGGCCGATGCCCAGCGGCGCCAGTTGCCGGGTGCTGTGCAGGGACGCGCCCAGCCCCATGAAGCCGAACATCAGCAGCGTGCGGGCCAACGCCAGCCCGGAGTTGATCAGTGGCTCCGGGGTCAGCAGGGCGGGCAGTTGCTGGCTCAGGGCATAGAAGCCCAGCACCCACCATGCGGCGCGGGGCAGTCGGCGCAGCCCGGGCAGCGCGAATACCGCCGCTGGTGCCAAGAAATACAGCGGGGCCAGCAGCGCCAGCCACACGCGAATCCACAGCGGGGCCGGGGCGACAGGGACTGTGGAGCGGGCCGTGCGATCAGTCGCGCTCATGAAGGGACCGACACAGAAGGACGCAGCTCACAGCTGACAGTGGCGAGGCAGGAGGAACGTGTTGCCCTTTGCTGCGTGGCCGCTCAGCCCCGGCCTGTCGGCAGCACCGGGGCCGTGCCCTCTTTGGCGTCCGCCGTGCCATAGGCGTAGGCGTAATACGAGTCTCCCGTCCGTGCGAGCTTGTTCAGCACGATGCCCAGCACGCTCACGTTGGCCACCCGCGCGTTTTGCAGGCTGCGTTCCACGTCGTTCAGGCGGGTCTTGCCGCCTTCCACCACCAGAATTACGCCGTCGGTGTAGGGCGCCACGGCCAGCGTATCGGGCAGGCCCAGCATAGGGGGCGTGTCGATCAGCACGTAGTCGTAGCCCTGTGCCCAGCGGTCCAGGTAGGTGCGGAAGGCCGGCTGGTTCAAGATGCTGCCCGCGCCGTCTCCGCGGTGGGGGGTGCCGGCGGGCAGCAGGTCCACGTTGGTGCCCACGCGGGTGGCGTGGGCCGCGTCGGGCCGCAGGAACATCTCGGTCACGGTGTTGGCCGGTGGCAGCGAGGCGTCGGTGCCGGGCAGCGCGTGGGTGCCGATACGGTCCGGCCCCCAGACCTTGAGCTGGGTGGGGCGGCGCAGGTCGGCGTCGATGACCAGCACCCTCTGTCCGGCGGCCCCCAGGCTCTCGGCCAGGGCCGCCGTCATCGAACTTTTGCCCTCGCCGGGATACGAGCTGGAGATCACCAGCCGGCGGTGCTCGCGGTCCCCCAGCATGGACTGCACGTTGATCCGCAGGAAGCCGATGCTCTCATACAGCGGGCCGCTGTGGCTGGCGGGCAGAAAGCCCTGCGCCAGGTTGCGGCGGCGCACCAGCGGCAGTTGGGCCAGTACCGGCAGCCCCAGCGGCAGCAGGTCCTCGGTGCCGTTGACCCGGCGACGCAGGCTGTCACTCAGCAACACCAGTCCGGTGGCCAGGAACAGCGCGAGTAGCCCGGCCAGCGCCGCATTCCGCAGCGGGCGCGGCGACACGGGGCGGGTGGGGGCCACCGCCTCGGCCACCGGGAGCAGCGTTCCAGTGGCTGCCGTTTCCAGCACGGCCATCTGCGACAGGTTCTGCAGCACCTGGCCGCGCGCAGCCACCAGGCTCTGGCGTTCCAGCGGGTCATTAATTGCCTCAATGCGCGCCGTCAGGTTCTGAAGCTGTCCCTGCAAGCTCTGGCGCGAGCGCGTCACGCTCTGCTTGGCACGGGCGTTGTCCCAGTCCAGCAGCGCGGCGACGCCGTCCTCAGCCAGCTGGCGGGCCGCCTCGGGGGTCTCGCCCTGTGCCTGGATTTCGTACACGCCGCGCTGCTGGGTGTCCAGGCGGGCGCGGACCTTCAGCCGGTTGAAGGAGTTTGCCGACAGTTCCCGGCTCAGGTCGTCGCTCATCTTGCGGATGATCTCGGGGGGCAGGTCGCTCTTTTCCAGTTTGTCGACGATGGTGGCCACCAGACTGCGACTGTGCAGCACCTGCTCCACTGCGCCCTGCGGCAGCGGCGGGGCCGTGACCAGGGTGTTGTTGATCAGCGAGTTCTGGGCGTTGCTGTCCACCGCGATGATGCTGGCGCTGGACTCGTACACCGGAGCCTGTCGACTGGACAGCAGGTACGTCGCGCCCGCCACCACCAGCGGAGTCAGGATCAGCAGCGGCGCGTACCGTCTGAGGGTTCCGAACACCTGTCGGAGATCAATTTGATCCGCATTTGCGGGACGGGGAGGCACACTCTGCATTCAGCGTCAGTTTAGGCGCGAAAAGTGAGGAAACCCCACCTTTGAGTATGCAAGGCCGCCAGAATCCGTGCGGGGCGGCGGAACTGCCGGCGGTGTCCAGCATGACTGGACTTTTCCTTAGATCACCCCGCCCCCCAGCATCAGCCGCAGCGCGCCCAGCACGGCCACCACCGCGCTTAGGGTGACCGCCCCCCGGTCTCGCCCCAGCGCCCCGAAGATCAGGCCCAGCACGGCGGGCGGCAGTACGAAGATCCAGTTCAGCCAGCCGAAGAAGGGCAGAAAGCCCAGCAGCAGGCCCAGCGCAGCGAGGATGCCGAAGATCAGCGAGAGGACTCTCATGCCCCTCAGTACGTGCCTGTTTTGCGAGAAGTTGCAGGCGGACAGCCGGGGCCGGGACGCGCTAGCCTGCTGCGGTGACTTCCTCTGCCCCAAAAAAACCCGCTGGGCGCGGCGCGGCGCGGCTGCCCAGGGGGGCCAGGGCACGTGCCCCGCAGGTGCTGACCTCGCTGGAGCAGCTGTACCCCGACGCCCGCACCGAGCTTGTCTTCAACACGCCCTTCGAGCTGCTGGTCGCCACTGTCCTGAGCGCCCAGGCCACCGACGTCAGCGTGAACGCCGCCACGCCCGCCCTGTTCGAGCGGTACCCGGACGCCCACGCCATGAGTCAGGCTGAAGCGCAGGACATCGAGCCGTTGATTCGGCGTATCGGGCTGTACCGGGGCAAGGCGCGCAACCTGGCGGCGCTGGCCCGGCTGCTGGTGGAGCGGCACGGGGGCGAGGTGCCTAACGACTTCGATGCCGTCGTGGCCCTGCCCGGCGCGGGCCGCAAGACCGCCAACGTCGTTCTGAGCAATGCATATGGCTTTCCGGCCATCGCAGTGGACACCCACGTGGGCCGGCTGGCGCGTCGCCTGGGCCTGAGCGTGCAGACCAACCCGGACAAGGTGGAGCAAGACCTGCAGGGGTTGTTTCCGCGTGAGCGCTGGGTTTTCCTGCACCACGCGCTGATCCTGCACGGGCGCCGCGTGTGCATGGCACGCAACCCGCAGTGCGCGGCGTGCGAGATGGCGGCGTTCTGCCCGAAGATTGGGGTGGAGGCTTGAGGGGCAGCGGGACGCAGGACGCGGGACGCGGGAACTGCTCTTTACCCCGCACTGCCCACCGCCTCCCGCGCACACCCACCCCACAGGCCCCCCAGTGACCTGGCGCTTCTCCCCGCAGGTGTGGCTGTACCTGAGCACCTCGTTCTCCTTCGGGCTGGCGCAGGCGTTCCTGGCGCTGTTCCTGAACTTCTACCTGCGTGCGCTGGGGCTGGGGCCGGAGTGGCAGGGCATCATGAACGCGCTGCCCGCGCTGACGCTGGTCTTTCTGAGCCTGCCGGCCGTGGCGCTGGCCCGGCGCATCAGCAACGCGCACACCATCAAGATCGGCGTGGCCCTCAGCCTGCTGGGCACACTGATTCTGGCGCTGGCGGGGGGGCCGCTGGGCGTGGTCACGGGCGCGCTGGTGCAGGGCGCGGGCGCCGCGTTGCTGACCGTGGCCGGCTCGCCCTTCATGGCGAACAACAGCGACGAGAAAAGTCGCGTGACCCTGTTCAGCGTGCAGAGCGCCCTGATGACCGGCGCGGGCTTCGTGGGCAACATGATCGGCGGGCGCGTGCCCGAGGCCTACGCGCTGGTCACCGCCACCGAGCCGGGGGGGCTGGGAGCGCTCAGAACCGCGCTGCTCGTCGCCACCGCGCTGCAACTGCTGGGCCTGCTGCCCGCCTTGAAGCTCAAGCCCAGCGGCAAGACCTCGCAGACCGGGCGCAGCTTCGCCGTGCGCGACAAGCGGGCCATGTTCCGGCTGATCTTTCCTAACCTGCTCGTCGGCCTGGGGGCCGGGGCCACCATCCCGTTTCTGAACGTGTTTATCGAGGGCAAGTTCCAGATCAACTACGCCAGCCTGGGGCAGCTGTTCGCATGGGCCAGCCTGGCGACGGCGGCCACCGCGCTGCTGCAGCCGCTGCTGGTACGCCGCCTGGGGCAGTTGCAGGTGGTGTTGCTGGTGCAGGCCAGCAGCCTGCCTTTCCTAGCGTTGCTGGGCTTCGCGCCGCAGCTGTGGATGGTTACGCTGGCGCTGTTCACGCGCGGGGCGCTGATGAACGCCGCTGGGCCGGTGTACGGGGCCTACGCCATGTCCTCATTGGAGGAAAATGACCGTCCGATGTACTCGGCCCTGAACGTGATCGCCTGGGACTCCGGCTGGGCGCTCAGCAGCGTGCTGGCGGGGGTGGTGCGCGGCCAGTTGCCGTTCACGCTGGCCTTTCAGGTGCTGTTCGCGTGGACGCTGGTGATGTATGGCGGCAGCGTGCTGGCCATCTACCTGGGGCTGTACCGCCCGGCGCAGCGGCAGGCGCTGACGTTGCCGGTTTGAAGAGAGGAGGCAATGCGCGGTACGTAGTCCCCTCCTCTTTTCCCACGCCCCGCGTCCTGCTTACCGCGTACCTATCAACGCAACCCGCCTCACATCCCCCGCGTCCCGGCTCTGTTAGCCTGTTTCGTTCGAGTGGGGCCGCCCTTTGTCGTGTCGAAACCGGTGTCCCTCAGCAGCAGGCCAGCGTTTTTCCTGGCCAGAGGGGTGATTTTCTTTGACCACAGCAGTGACCGCCGCCAAGCAACCCACGTCCGATGTCTTTCCCGCACCGATCAAATCCGTCGAGGCCGGCAGCGCCGCCGCAAAGGCGGGCGTGCGCCCCGGCGACGTGCTGCTGCGCGTCAACGGGCAGGCCGTGACCGACGTGCTGGCCTACCGTCACCTGCTGTCGCAGGGGCAGGCCACGCTGGAAATCGCCCGCCCGAAAGAGGCCCCGCGCGCCATGACCGGCGTGCCCGGCACCGCCCAGGATCACCACCGCCTGCAGATGACCGCGCCGCCCAGCCTGGACGATACCTTCACCTTCGACGTGGAGTGGGAGGATCCGGGCCTGGAATTTGAGGAAGTGCTGTTCGACGGCATTCACCTGTGCGCCAACAAGTGCGATTTCTGCTACGTCCATCAGATGCCGCGCGGCTTTCGCAAGAGCCTGTACATCATGGACGACGACTACCGCCTGTCGTTCCTGTACGGCTCCTTCGTCACGCTGACCAACCTGTCTGAAGGCGACATCAACCGGATTCTGGACGAGAACCTCTCGCCGCTGTACATCTCGGTGCACACCGCCAATCAGGATCTGCGCCAGAACATGATGAAATGGTGGAAGCTCAAGGTCAAAGACGAGAAGGCCGTGCAGATCCGCAACATGATCGAGCGGCTGGAAAGCATTGACCTGTACACCCAGATCGTGCTGGTGCCCGAGCGCAATGACGGTGAGAATCTCGACGACACCGTGGAGTACCTGAGCAGCCGTCCCAACGTGATCAGCGCGGCGGTGGTGCCCATCGGCCTGACCTCGCACCGCACCAACCTGCCGGACGTGCGGACGTTCAACAGGGAGGAGGCCCGCGACAGCCTGCGCCGCCTGAACGTGTGGCGCAAGAAATTTCTGACCGAGCGCGGCACCCGGTTCGTGTTTCCCAGCGATGAGCTGTACCTGCTGGCCGGGGAGCCGCTGCCCAGCGAGGAGGAATACGAGGGCTTCCCCATGCTGGAAAACGGCGTGGGCATGATCCGCGACTTCCTGACCGAAGCGCTGCCGGAACTGCCCGCCGCTCTGCCGGAACCGCGCCGGGTGATTCTGGGCACGGGGACGCTGTTCGCGGAGTCGTTAGACCGGGCCGTGGAGCCGCTGCGGGCCATCGAGGGCCTGACGCTGGAAGTCCGGGCCGTGACCAACAAGACCTTTGGCCCGGTGACCACGGTGGCGGGCCTGCTGACCGGGCGCTGCTTCCGGCACGCCATCAAGACCGGCGAGGCGGATCTGTTGATCGTGCCGCCCACCACGCTGCGCTACGGCACTGAGCTGATGCTGGACGACGTGAGCCTGGATGAGCTGCGACAGGAATTCCGCATGGACGTGCGGGCCGGCGGCGCGACGCTGGGTGAACTGGCCCGCGTGATCCTGGACGGCGCCCAGAGCAGCGGCCACCAGTGGGGCATGAGCGCCCACGCCGTCAAGGACAGCGGGCACACGCCGCTGGAAATTGAGGTGGCGGAGCGGGGGATGCGCGGGCAGGCGTAGAGACTGTTGAAGCCAGAGGCCAGCCACCCGGAGACAGTCTCCGGGTGGCTGGCTCTTTTCGATCGAGTGCCATGCTGCAAACGCGCTACGGCACCACCACTTTCCCCAGCGTGCCGTAATCGGCCAGCACCGCCTCGCCCACCGCCGCCGCCGTGCCTTCCCGCACCAGGGCCACCACCGCGCCGCCAAAACCCGCTCCGGTGATCCGCGCCCCGAACACGTCCGAGTGGGCCTGCAGCAGCGCCACCAGCTCGTCCACCAGCGGATGCGATACGGCGTAGTCGTCGCGCAGGCTGGCATGCGTGGCATTCATCAACTGACCGAACTGGGCAGCGTCCGCTTCCAGACCCTCAAGTACCCTGGCATTCTCGGAGACCACATGGCGGGCACGTTCCCTCAGCGGTGAGGGCAGCGCTTCCACAGTGGCGATGTCGGTCACGTCGCGCAGCTGCTTGACGCCCAGCAACCGCGCGGCCTCCTCCACCTGGGCGCGGCGTTCGTTGTAGCCGCTCTCGGCCAATCGGCGCGGCACGCCCGAGTCCATGACCAGGATTTCGGCCCCGGTTGGAAAAGGCACCACACGGCGTTCCAGGCCGCGGGTGTCGATCAGCAGCATGGTGCGGGTGTCGGCCAGGCTGGAGGCCAGCTGATCCATCACGCCGCACTGGACGCCCACGAACTCATGTTCCACCTGCACGCCCCTCAACGCCAGCGCCACGTCGTCCAGTTCCAGCCCGTACACCTCCCGCAAGGCACGTAATGTCGCCACTTCCAGCGCCGCGCTGCTGCTCAGGCCGCCGCTGGGCACCGTGCTGGAGACGTGGACATTCAGCCCTTCGGTCACGCCGCTCAGGTTCAGGCAACCGGTCAGGTACGGCGCGAAGTCCTCGCCCACCTCCCCCACCGCGACGCGCAACGTTTTTTCGAGGTTGGCGCTGTACAGCACATGCTGACCCGTTCCATTCCGGCCAAGGCCCACCGTCGCCTGCTGTGGAATGGCGGTGGGCAGCACGAAGCCGCCCTGGTAGTCGGTATGTTCGCCCAGCAGGTTCACCCGGCCCGGTGCGGAGGCCGTGACCTCCGGCGCGCCTCCAAAGACATCTTCAAACGTCTTCAAGAGTCACCTTCCGCAGTTCCGCCGCCGCCACTTCGGGGAACTTGTCGTTGGCGAACTCCCCCGCGCCCTGCTCGGTGCCCGCCAGGTATTTCATGCGGCCCGCCGCCCGCAGGTACGGGTACAGCTCGATGTGCAGCGGGAACTCCGGGTGCGGCGCGTCCAGCGGCGCCTGATGCACGGTCATGAGGTACGGCATCCGCACGCCGAACAGCGCGTCCAGGCGCAGCAGCGCATCTTTCAATGTGCGGGCGAAGGCGTCGCGCTCGTCGTCAGTCAGCTCGGACAGCAGCGACACAGGCCGGGCCGGGAGAATCCACGTCTCGTAGGTGTAGCGGGCAAAGGGCGGCACCACGCTCAGCGCCGCCCCCTCGTCGTGCACGATCCGCTCGCCCGCCTCCCGCTCGGCGGCCACGAAGTCGGCGAGCCAGGGATTGCCCGTTTCCGAGTGATGCTTGCGCGCCATGTCCAGCATCCGCATCGCTACGGGCGGGAGGTGGTCATAGGCGTAGATCTGGCCGTGCGGGTGGTGCAGGGTCACGCCCACCTCCACGCCCCGGTTCTCGAAGGCCAGCACACTTTGAATGATCCCGCCTGCCGCGAACCGGGACGTTCGATCCGCCCACACGGAGAGCAAAAGGCTCATCTGGGCGTCGCTCAGGTCAGCCAGCCGTCCCGCCGCGTTCTGGCTGAAGACGACGACTTCACACGCGCCCACGCCTGCACGGGTGTGGGCCGGGCCGGGCGGAGGTTCAGGGGCGTCCAGCGTCAGGCTGGGAAACCGGTTGGCGAACACCGCCAGATCGTAGGTGCCGCGTGGCAGCTCGGTGGGATGTTCCGGATCAGCGGTGGGCGCGAGCGGGTTGTATTCGGGCGGGGGCAGAAAGGTGCGGCCCAGGCGGTGGGCGGCGTACATGACCCATTCGCCGCGCAGGGGGTGCCAGCGCATCACCGGGCGAGCGTCCACCGCCTCCGGGCTGGGGCTGGGAATCTCGGATGTGACCACGATGGGTTGCAAGCCGTACAGCGTCAGTGGGCGGCCATCCGGCTTGACGAACTCCTGCTGGTGGATGGGGTGCGCGACGGAGGTCATAACGGCCATTGTGCCCCGTGCGGCGGCACATCTCCCACGCGCGAATCGGTGAGATTGAACCTCGCGCGGCTGAAGTGGGTCACGGCTCCTCCGAAACTCTCGGTGAGGGTGGTGGGGCGGTCTGGCGCGCTGATCTCCAGGCACCGCCGCAGCAGGGCCAGCCCTTCCTCATCCAACATGGCAATCGGATCGCTGCTGGCGCGCAGGCCGCCCACCACGTCCAGCATGGCCGCCACCGTGTGGCGCTCGGTGGCCGTCAGCAGGCTCAGCTCTCGGCGGCAGATCGCCACGTCCGGGTCTGGCTGATACCAGGAATGCTGATACCAGCGCGACAGCGCGGTGTGCAGCGCGTTGCGGGCGCTGGGGCCGGTGGCGTCGCCCAGCCAGATACGGCGCGAGTCCTCGTCCCACAGCGGGGCCACGTCCGGCCCGGTGCGCATGGCGTCCACGATCCCGACGCTGCTGGCAAGCGGTGCGCCGCAGCCCAGCAGGAAGGCGTCCTCGCCCGCACCGTCGCGCAACGCCTGCAGCCCGTTGCGGTACGCCTGGGCACGGCCCACCGACGGGTCATGCCGCACCCCCGGCAGCGCCGCGCCGTACAGGAAATCCAGCTTCAGGTACGGGTAGCCCCAGCCGCGCGCGGTGGCCGCCAGCTCGCGCAGCCAGGCCAGGACTTCCGGGTGGGTGGTGTCCAGCGCGTGATACGCCCCGCCCCAGTTGTGGCCCACCGCCAGCGGCAAATCGTCCTTGCCGCGCAGCATCCAGTCCGGGTGATCGCGGAACAACTGCGAGGTGGGCGAGGCCAGAAAGGGAGCCAGCCACAGCCCCGCCGTGAAGCCCAGTTCGTTCAGCTCTGCCGGAAGATCACGCGCGTGGCCGCCAAAATGGTCCGAGGCCGTGAACCAGTCGCCCAGATCCGCCTGGAAACCGTCATCCAGCTGAAAGACGTCGAAGGGCAGGCCGTGTTCGCGGGCCAGCCGGGCGTTCTCCAGCATGGCGTCCAGTGTTACGTCGCGGTAATAGCTGTACCAGCTACACCAGACCCGCTGCGGCGCAGGGGTGCGGGCGTGCATATTCTGCCCCAGTTCGGCGGCGCGGCGTTCCAGCGTGCCGATCACGTCGCCTGTCTCGTCCCAGGTCAGCTCCACGGCTGGCCCCTCCACCGTGCCGGACACGCGCACCGTCTGGCCCTCGGCCCGCGCTTCCCAGTGGATGAAACTGTGGGTGGCGTCCCTCGCCGCGCCCACCCATCCCCCGCCGTCCGGGCGCACCAGCGCCAGCACGCTATGGCTGCGCCACACGCCCGCCTCGCCGCTGGGCAGGAAGGCCGGATCGTGGCCCTGCTCGTGCCGCCATTGCATCAGCGGGACGGCCTGCCTGTCGGTCAGCGGGCGCAGCTCGGCCTCGCTCCAGGACTGGTAGCCGCTGATCAGCACGCGCACCGTGGCGGGGTCAATGTTGAGCTTCCATTCAGCCATTCCCATTCTCCAACACAGTAAAGCTGACCGGCTCCAGCCTCCGCCCGTTCCACGTCACCGCGTCCGGATTCCAGTTCTGGAGCAGTGTCCGGCCTGCCCGGCGGCTGAGGCGCACGCCGTCTGGCAGGGGGGTCATGGAGACGTCCGCGTCCGCCAGCACCCCGGTCAGCACCGAGCCGACGAGCTTCTCGCTGTGCGCGCCGATCACGGTCACGCCGCCGTTGCGAATCACCGCGCTCTGGCCGTCCAGCGGGCCACCGGCGTAGGTGTACAGCGTTTCGGCATCCTGCGTGCGGTAGCTCTCGGCCCAGGCGTGGGCCTCGAATTGTCCGCCATCACCGTCGATTTTCTGGGAGAGGGTGGGCCGCAGGGAGTCGTATTGCAGCAGCTTCGCGCCCACCAGGGCCGACAGCGGGCCAAATTGACCGTCTGCCCAGGTTTCCCCGCCCGGCGTGCGGAAGGCGGTGCGCGGGCCGCAGACCAGTTTCGCCCCAGCCTGCACCGCTGCCGTCCAGTGCGCCGCCCGCTCCTTCGACACCAGCGTGATGGCGGGTGCGACGACGACGGCGTACCCACTCAAATCCGCATCGGCGTGGATCACATCGACATCCACGCCCAGCCCACGCAGCGCCATGTAATAGGTCAAGGTCTGCGTCCAGTAGCTCAGGTTGGCGCTGTGCTTCTGCTCGTCGTAGAGCCACAGGCTGTCGTAGTCGTGCAGCACGGCAACTTTTGCGGAAACCTCGCCCACCGGGAACTGTGTGGTGTCCAGTTCGGCCACTTCTGTGAAACCTCGATCCGGCGTCTCGTCGTGCCTCAGCAGGCCGCTGTGCATGACCTCCTGCGCCATCGTGGCGGCCCGCCAGCGGAAGTAGCTGACGACATCCGCGCCGTGCGCCCAGGCCTGCGCCGTCCACAGTTGCACCGCCCCATCGGCGGGCAGCGGGTTGAAGGGCGCCCAGTTGACCTGCCCACACTGCTGCTCCATCACCCACGGGCCGTTCGGTGTGCCCGCGCCGTTGCGGCCCAGCGCATTCTTTCCGCCCAGCAGACCCCGGTACAGATCGTGGTTGAAGGCGAT is part of the Deinococcus radiopugnans ATCC 19172 genome and encodes:
- a CDS encoding beta-galactosidase, which translates into the protein MTQSKSTPVPHLQLGSCDYPEHVPQDRWVPYAQQQKELGLSYVRIAEFAWSRMEPRPGEYDWAWLDTALDTYHAAGMRVVLCTPTPTPPAWLIRAHPEILPMDAQGRVREFGARRQYDFASPVYREHSRRITRAMAERYGTHPAVAGWQTDNEFGCHNTARSYGGASAEAFPGWLERKYGTLDALNTAWGNVFWSMEYTDWAQIKPPNLTVAEPNPSHVLDFYRFASAMIAEFQAEQVAILRELSPGRFVTHNFMIFETGFDHYEVAKGLDFVTWDNYPLGMLEFFAPPGSGEDVKTHFARTGQPDLIAFNHDLYRGLLGGKNALGRNGAGTPNGPWVMEQQCGQVNWAPFNPLPADGAVQLWTAQAWAHGADVVSYFRWRAATMAQEVMHSGLLRHDETPDRGFTEVAELDTTQFPVGEVSAKVAVLHDYDSLWLYDEQKHSANLSYWTQTLTYYMALRGLGVDVDVIHADADLSGYAVVVAPAITLVSKERAAHWTAAVQAGAKLVCGPRTAFRTPGGETWADGQFGPLSALVGAKLLQYDSLRPTLSQKIDGDGGQFEAHAWAESYRTQDAETLYTYAGGPLDGQSAVIRNGGVTVIGAHSEKLVGSVLTGVLADADVSMTPLPDGVRLSRRAGRTLLQNWNPDAVTWNGRRLEPVSFTVLENGNG